The DNA region AGTGGAATTgtattaattcaatttttgtaattTTGCATAGTCCTCCTTGGAGATTACCCTTTGATTATTGATatcatgtactctttttccttcaccaggttttcccaagggggtttttcctggtaaggttttaatgaggcatgatCTCCTTAATCCGTCTTCAgggaggtggtgggtggtgggctTCGCTAAGAGTAGGTGATTATCAGATGATGTTATGTCAATTGTTACTCTAttattttcccttttcttttcctacttgtattgggttgaagtaccccttgtacttcatttcaatatatttcttattgcctatcaaaaaaaaaataggggaGTGGTTGGAACTTGAACGAGATCCGGCATTGGAGAAGGCCATTCACTTTTTTGATGAATTCTTGGATTTGGTCACTTGATATCTCCGAGAGGGAATTACTCAAAAAAAAGTGCATGTCAATTTTTGTTAAATCTACACGAAGTGAGGCATGAGAAAAGAGAGTTGTTGAGGAAGTGTTGTTCGTCGCCATAGTTTAGTGAGGCATGAGAAAAAGAGAGCAGTTGAAGGCGTATAGGGGTGCACATGGACTAAGTCAACCAAATGAAACCATCCAACCCAATCTGATCCAATGATAAAAATGCGGTTTGGATTGGACAAACGGGTCCATCAGATGAATTTTACTACGATCCAATAATCTttggatcggatttcggattccataataattcatccaacccaacccgaaatccaatcatataataataatatattatttaataattttaaatttatctaACCTACTAGTAGGGTATGTAATTTATGGAGACTTGAAGTTCTACTATTAGAGTGATTTTTATGATACTTGGAGACTAATTTGTTTGTAATTATTTGTCATATTCAAAtacttaaagtacttgtttagttatgtgttgttgtataTATGTGTATAGACGGTAATTATAAACTTATAATGTAATTGCATGTTAAAGACTTGGATAACTTTGTtttctaatatttttcaatattttagatttatttttaatttaatatagcgatccaatcaatccatccaaaccaacccgaagattgtcggattgggttggttcgggttCATAggtgaaaattcacaaaatccaattcaacccaacccaaccaaTTTTGATTGGTTCGGATCCTAATTTACctgaaaatccatccaacctAACCCATCTGTAGCTCTAAAGGTGTATGTCTATGTTCACAAAGTGATTCGTGATGACCAAGTTGAGAGTATTAAAGATAGAACTCTTAGCTCGGCTTGTCTAGTTCTCTGATGAACCTCGTTTTCTAAATTTCTTTCACCCATATGTTTGACCCGTTCAATCATAATATTAATAAGTACTTctaaataaactttttttttggtttttaaaaTGGTAAAATGGAGAGAAAGCACCTCCAGACTACCGGGCAGAGCGCCAATGGCATGTTGGGGAGACCAGCAGAGACCTACTTCTAGAAGGAGCGTCAGGGGATCTCCCTGAGGAGGGTTGCCCACCAACTGATATTTTACTGACCCCAGGGGGATTTGAACCCTCAACCTTTGAGAGGTGAGAGCTAAACCCGGAACCTGAAGCCAGTTGTGCCAACCCATGCTGAATAAACTGATATTCTAAATTACATTAAAGAATAGATCATCTTGAATAATGAAGTTGTCTATGATAAAATTATCCAACCGATTCACTTGTAAAATGATTTTCAAAATGCATTAACTTACTTAAATGTATGATATATAATTAATCATGAAGAAAAGAGAACGTATGaatcttttattttaatatatttagatATCAATTCAACTAAAACACTCAAGCCAAACCCGGGCcaaaaaacatcaaataagAACACACACCCTAAATAGATATTATCATCCTCAGACTAAATGTTGTGATATCGACCCAACAAAAAGAATAAATTCTGCGATTAGTGTTACTTTCCATTAAAGGCGATGCCATGTGagcataaaataaatcaaatttaaaaatagAGGTAGCTTTTTTAAAGTAGAAAGTAagaaattttcattaaaaaaagaaatagaaatttAAGAATAATTAAAATCCCCTTCTAAATTAAAACCATACTTATTAAAACTTTTTTTAACTATATTGTAAAATAGTATTTTCTATGTCTTTTTACTCATGGCTCATGAGGTGATACTCTCACTAAACTTCTACATTGAGTGAGAGCATATGCTATTATATCTATAATTCCATTATTAGATACAATCATACAAACACGCTAATAATCTacgttttaaaaaaatataaaattgatgTATCCTTCCTTACTATCATTATGATTTGACAAAGTACTTACAAGCGAAATAGACTATTCGAAATGTTCACGGGAAACATATCATACATCATGTCAATTAAACTATATCAGGAAATATtaactaattattattttattatgatAAATTGCCATCTTATCCTCTTCAATCACAACCAAATGCTAGTTGTCCGATAGCAACCATGTTGAAAATATCAATTACCACTATCACCATTATGTACAAACACATATTGACTCAATTGGTAACTATAGACATTTTCTTCCCAAAAATTTGTATGAGCAAGTAAAGGTTTTAGAAGTGTATTTAGTAGTGATCAGAGTCGAACTCACCGATCACTATATTcacataaaataaaagataatttCATAATAATCCTCCTGTGGTGATCACATGACAAATACAACCAAcgattaataaatatttattacgATTAATACAGTTATTGTCACCTCGCAATTCTGTCAACAACCAAAGATTCCGACGTGAATGGCGATAATCAAGCACAGACAAACCCCACCGCATACCTCTACTCTCGTACTCACTCACCTTCTAAATTCCAATCTTCAACAACCATCAAATCACAACCGTTCATTCCTTCCCAACGATCAATCACATCTCATCGTACAACGTAACGATAAAAAAAAGGCACAAACTTCGAAGCAAAATTCCAGCCTGGCATCCTACCAAATATTGTTGTTGTTACATTCCATCCTTCCTGGCCCACACTAAACCCGAAATACCCAAACTACCCTTCACCGAAAATACTCTTTCTTATTACTACTTTTTCTTAGCTCCTCCTCCCTCTTTCTGATTCTTCTCCATGCCACCGACACTCACACAGATCCTCCTCGCgctcttcttcgccgccgcggCTGCTGCCGCGGCGGCGACCTCCGTCGAGATCCCAGCGTTCCGGGAGGCGCCAGCATTCCGCAACGGAAGAGAATGCCCGAGGACTACAGCGGACATCAAACAAGCTCACGACCCCTCCCTCATCCACATCGCCATGACTCTAGACGCCACCTACCTCCGCGGCTCGGTCGCCGGCGTCTTCTCCGTCCTCCAGCACGCGTCGTGTCCGGAGAACGTCGTCTTCCACTTCGTCGCAACATCAAACCGCCGCCACGAGCTCCGGCGAGTCATCGCGTCCACGTTCCCGTACCTGAACTTCCGCATCTACCATTTCGACTCGAATCTCGTCCGCGGCAAGATCTCGTTCTCCATCCGCCGCGCGCTCGACCAGCCGCTGAACTACGCGCGGATGTACCTGGCAGACCTCGTTCCAGCGACGGTGAGGCGGATCATCTACTTCGACTCCGATCTGATCGTCGTCGATGACGTGGCGAAGCTATGGAGCATCGATCTAGGCTCGCGCGTGCTCGGCGCGCCGGAGTATTGCCACGCGAACTTCACCAACTACTTCACGCACCGGTTCTGGTCAAATCCTTCGTACTCAGCGTCGTTTAAGGATCGCGGCGCGTGTTACTTCAACACCGGAGTGATGGTTATAGATCTGTGGAAGTGGCGTGAGGGACGGTACACGCAGAAGCTGGAAAACTGGATGCGGATCCAGAAGCGGAGCCGGATCTACGAGCTAGGGTCTTTGCCTCCGTTTTTGCTGGTGTTCGCCGGCGAGGTGGTTAGTGTGGAGCACCGGTGGAACCAGCATGGGCTCGGCGGTGATAATCTGGAGGGTTTGTGCCGGGATCTGCATCCTGGTCCGGTGAGTCTTCTGCATTGGAGTGGGAAGGGGAAGCCGTGGCTGAGAATCGATTCGAAGAAGCCGTGTCCGTTGGATAGTTTGTGGGCCCCGTATGATCTCTTCCGCCATGCTCCGTCGTTGTTTAGCGATACGTGATTTGGTTTTTCCGGTGAAGGTGTATGGTACGGTTGTGGAGGTCAGTGGTAGCTGATCGTGGCTCGTCGcgaaggagagagagagagagagagtgagtttGAAAAGACAGATCGAGGAGGAATGTGTGTATGTGGATAAAACGGTGGCGTATTTGTGTTTTGGATGAAACGGTGACGTTGGGATTTGATGTGATGATTATGTACATATAGTATTCGCTGATAGAAACTAGTACTAGTACTAGTATAGTGGTACGGTTTTCAGTGTGAGTTGTGCACTGATTGATTGTATAAAATCTTCTTCCACTAGAAGGATTCGttagtttcttttttcttttcatttggggTAAGGATTCGTTGATAGTTTGTTTGTTCCATTGTAGTTCAAGATTTCTAAAAAAGGAGCAAAAAGACAAACTAAAACAGTGGTTTAGCTTTTAAGAAATTGTAGAGTTTTttagattattattattatcgtATCTTTATTTGTTGAGTGTTGACCTAGCTTATATGAGTGATTTTAATATGTTAGATGACTGAAAAAAAGTGAACACAAAATATGTGTTGACCTACACTAACAAGATCTCTTTTTGGTCAATTCCAATCTGTCATTTTTGGCTGGGTTGGGTCACTAGCCCACTAATCCTCATAACCCACTCTGGTTTAGTCTgtgaaaactcaaaagcggGTTGAAGGTTGGGGTGAGGTGGCCTGTTGGGCTTTCACACGGAgtatttgttttaagtaaataagGGCCATTGACAAAAAAGAGAGTAAATAAAGACTAAAACATTAGGGATTTTGAAAGAGGTTTTTTcttggtgaagaaaaatttaGGGGGATGGTGCACACTTAACCTCattaatttgattttcttttatttttttaattattacacAAAGTTCAAAGGTGATAGTTAAATTTTTTTCCAATTGAGAGGATCAATTTCTCATTTTGCCTCCTTTAAAGGTTTAAGTTATATGTTTCTTTAAGGAAGTCAATGACATGGTTGTTTTTAGAAATACAAATACAGTCTAGAGAAGACAGCCTATCAAGGAATcaattcaattttacaaaacCTTTCCCCTCTAGCCGTGTTAACTATTCTCTTAGGATTTGCTTTTCAACTTTCTTATCACTTGATGTAATTATTCAAGTAAAACTTAACTTACATATCCAACTACATGAGATTACACAAGTGGGAATCAAGAGGGTGATTCATCACTTTGTTTCCAAAACTCAGACAAAGTAGATAAAGTAATTATTTGAAAGCAAAAATCATATTCAGGCTATAACTATTCGATTAAGAGGAAGAGTTATTAGATCAATTAGGGAGATATTGCATTCTAACTTGTATTAGTAAACTAATTTGAGACTAAAACATGAAAATTAGCATTCTCACTTGCATTTGCATGTAATAATTTATTGATCCCTTCTTTTAGTCTAGTAAAACATGACCTATCCACTTAGACCTGGTCTTTAATTTATTAACTAAAGAGGTTAATTGATTAATGTGTTCTGTTAGAGTTTAATTCaaggcttaaaagcacttttggtcccccacaaaTGCGATGTGTGCAAACATGAtccttaaactttaaaaatggcATTTTGAGTCCCCCACGTTACCCTCCGTCAACAAAATTAGTCCCTCTGTCTAAAAACTAACGTTTTATCCTATGTGGCACATTTTAATTGATGTGGATGCTTGTGTGGcagtttttttcaaaaaaaaaaaaaagaatttgcatctgtttcatcatcttcttcatatgcatcatcatcctccttcttcattttcatcttcatcatcatctccagATTCGTCCTTCCTTCACCATATCTGAAAGCTCTTCCTCCTTCGTGCCATGCCCCCACCAAAAAGCCCAAATGTCAAACTGAAAACTTCCAAACCCCAAACCACCGTCCAGCCACCTTCAACACCAAAAAACCCAATCGAAATTAAACCTCGGTTGAGATCTGGTCAGAGAGTAAGAGAAGTGAGTGTAACATGCCCTTTTCTCCCCTTCCCAAATTTCTAGGCGATTTCTTCTCCATGTTCGATCAAATTTCTGGGCGACTTATGGGTATTTGTTAGATTAGGGGGTTagggttcatcatcatcttcacaaTACGTTGTTGCTGGGTCTGAGTTGAAGAATATTATTTGGGTTTGAAGAAAAATTTGGGGATGAGTTTGTGTTTCAAGTTCAACCCATTTTATTCTGGGTTTGTTTGATGAAGAAGGGCACTAaccattttagttatttttgaaatctcaattttaaatatgaatCCAATGAGACACCATGCAAGTCAAATACATTTTTGCTTTATAGATTTGAAAACGTGGTGCCAATTCCAATTCGTGCTAATACCAGTTCCTGCTTCTTTGCCTGCGTTCAGTGTTATATATTGACAACCATGACAAACAAttataaaagagaaagaaggaTACATATCATGATTCAATACAAATCATCTTTTTGCTTTTCAGGATTCATAGCTATTTGCTGGGTTTCAAGCAAATGATGAATAtgatggaagaagaagatggctgggtttcttcagtttttttatttttcaattattttttgggTTAAATTACATATCTGTCCCTagaaccgttagttttttaacggagggactaattttgtTGACAGAGGATAACGTGGGGActtaaaatgctatttttaaagtttaaggaCCATGTTTGCACACATCGCATTTGTGGGGACCAAATACGCTTTTAAGCCTTAATTCAATGAGTGTGAACATTTGCATGAAAGAAATTGAGAGATTCTTGTAACTCTGCCAAACTCATCACGACACGACACCAGTATCTATCCACGTGTTGTTTGTGGCGTACCTTAATCCTCAATCCAATTTCCCCAAAATTCCAAACTCACTTCATCCACAAAAAAACCAGACATTACTGTCAATTTACAAACACAAATCATAAATTCTAATATTACAGTCGTAACTTGgaaatcagaaaacagagaaaaaGTTGT from Lotus japonicus ecotype B-129 chromosome 2, LjGifu_v1.2 includes:
- the LOC130739589 gene encoding probable galacturonosyltransferase-like 3 — its product is MPPTLTQILLALFFAAAAAAAAATSVEIPAFREAPAFRNGRECPRTTADIKQAHDPSLIHIAMTLDATYLRGSVAGVFSVLQHASCPENVVFHFVATSNRRHELRRVIASTFPYLNFRIYHFDSNLVRGKISFSIRRALDQPLNYARMYLADLVPATVRRIIYFDSDLIVVDDVAKLWSIDLGSRVLGAPEYCHANFTNYFTHRFWSNPSYSASFKDRGACYFNTGVMVIDLWKWREGRYTQKLENWMRIQKRSRIYELGSLPPFLLVFAGEVVSVEHRWNQHGLGGDNLEGLCRDLHPGPVSLLHWSGKGKPWLRIDSKKPCPLDSLWAPYDLFRHAPSLFSDT